One Rhodoferax sp. GW822-FHT02A01 genomic window, ACGGTGAGGTAGAGCGCGCCTTGCGCCTGGATGGTGTGGGTCAGGCTATAGCGCTCGCTGGGGTCGGCGGCGTTGTAAAACAAGGTGTCCACGGCCTGGTTGCCTTCGAGGTCGACGATGCGAAAGATCTGGCCACGGCGCACGGTGTGCACCCAGGGCTCGCCGGCGGGGTGGATGGTGTTGAAGACAGCGGTGGCAGCGCTGTAGCTGCTTTCTACGGTGTGCATGGTGTTGCCTTTGGATTCGGTGGTCTATGGGGGCTGCGCGCTCAGAGGTAGTAGCGCTCGGTGTTGATCAGGCCGCGCCCGTTTTCGGGGCAGTGCAGGCGGCAGGGGTCGTCGGCACCGGCAGTGCCGGAGCGCCATACGGTGAGGGTCACGTCCTGCGGCGCATACGCCGGGTTAGGGTCCAGCGGATGCTGCGCGGTGGAGAGCACCACCAGGGTGTCCATCTCGAAGCGCAGGTCCACGTACTGGCCGCTTGCGCGGTGCGCGGTGGCGAACTGCAGGCAGCCTTCTTCATCGCTCTGCACCTTGCTGAAGAGGTTCAGGTTGGCGGCCATGTCGCGCTTGGACAGGCCCCACTTTTCCAGCTCGTTGACCAGGCTGTCGGTGCCGTTGCGGTGCATGGCGTTGCGGTGTTCCTGGTAGCGTGCTTCGCCATATTTGGCGCGCACGCCGGCCTCGGTGGAGGCGCCGCACACGGTGTCGTGCCAGCCGCAGGTGTCGGCGGCAATGGAGCACAGCACGCGGCCCATGTCGGAGTAGCACACATGGCCGGCAGTGAGGTAGGCGGTGTGCTGGGCCTTGAGCGTGTCGGGCATGTTGTAGCGCTCGGTCTTTTCTTCGGCGTTGTAGAGCAGCATGGAGACGTTGGCGCTGCCGCGCACATCGGTGATGCGCAGCGTGTTGCCGCGGCGCATGCGCGCAGACCAGGCGGTGCCGCCAGGCACGGTTTCGGTCCACAGGATCAGGCTGGGATCAAAGGCGGTGGAGTGGTCCGGCACGGCAGCGCGCGCCAGGGGCGAGAGGGTTTCAAAAGAGGTTTGCATACGGGTTCAACGTCTGGGGTGAATGGGATTCAGCTGATGGCTGCAGTGCGGCTGAGCTTGTCGAGCAGGTCCTGGTCGGTGGCCATGCCGGAGCTCTCGCGGATGCGCGCCAGGATCTCGGCCTTGAGGGCGCGGAACTCGGTGCTGTGCTTCATCTCCTGGTTGCGCGCCGAAGGCAGGGGCACCGGGTAGATGCTGTGGATGCGTCCCGGGCGCGGCTGCATCAGCACCACGCGTTGGCCCAGGTAGATGGCCTCGTCCACATCGTGGGTGACAAAGACGATGGTGGTCTTCTCGATGCGGTGGATGTGCAGGATCAGGTCGTGCATGACTTCGCGCGTCTGCGCATCCAGCGCACCAAAGGGCTCGTCCATCAGCAGCATGGCGGGCTTGCCCATGAGTGCGCGGGCAATGGCGACGCGCTGCTGCATGCCGCCCGACAGCTGGTTGGGATAGGCATCGGCCACCTTGGACAGGCCGATCAGGTCCAGCAACGCGTCGGCGCGTCCCGAGGCAGCTTCCACATCCGAAGAAGTGAGGTTCTCGCGCTTGACCTTGAGGCGCCGGCTGAACTTGATGTTCTGCATCACCGTCAGCCACGGGTACAGGCTGTAGTGCTGGAACACCATGGCGCGGTCCGCGCCTGGACCTTCGATGGGCAGGCCGTTGCATTCCACACTGCCCCTGGTGTGCGTCTCCAGCCCGGCGAGTATGCGCAAGAGCGTGGACTTGCCGCAGCCCGATGCGCCGACCAGGGTCACGAACTCGCCTTCTTCGACGGAGAGGTTCACGCCCTGCAGTGCGGGCACTGCATTGGTGCTGGGTGCACCAAAATATTTGCCCAGATTGTGTATGGCTACTTTGGACATGGTCATTAACCTTTGCTGTGCAGCCAGGGGAAGGAGCGGCGATGCAACCAGCGGAAGGCCTGGTCCATCAGCAGGCCGATCAGGCCGATCAGGATGATTCCGCCGAAGATGGTGTCGGTCTTGAGGAAGCGTTGCGCCTTGAGGATGGAGTAGCCCAGGCCGGAGTTGGCAGCCACCAGTTCGGCCACCACCAGATAGGTCCAGGCCCAGCCCATGGTCAGGCGCAGGGTATCCAGGATGGCGGGCTTGGCCGACTGCAGCAGCACCAGCTGCACGATCTCACCGCGGTCTGCACCCATGGTCTGCGCCGCCTCGATCTGCGCCCGTGGCACCAGCCGCACGTTCTCGGCCACCATCAGCACCATCTGGAAGAAGGTGCCTATGAAGATGATGGAAATCTTGGCGCTCTCGCCAATGCCCAGCCACAGCATCACCAGCGGAATGAAGGCCACGGCCGGCATGTAGCGGATGAAGTCGGTGAGCGGCTCCAGGATCGCCTCAATCGGCTTGAAAGCGCCTATCAGCAAGCCCAGCGGCAGGGCAAATACGGCCGAGAGGACAAACCCGGCAAGCACCCGGTACATGCTGATCATGGTGTCGCCCCAGAGGTCGTCCTCCATCATCCAGCCAAATAGCCGCGTGACCACCTGTACCGGCCCGGGAAGGAACACCGGGTCCACATAGCCCGACTCCGTGAGCACGGCCCAGGCCACCAGGGGCAGCAGCAGGCCCAAGCCGGCAAAGAGCCAGTACTGGGTGCGGGAGATGGAGGCTGCAATCGACCAGATGCTGGGTTTCTTGACCCGTGGTGCAACGTCTGGCGGCAGATAGAGGGACTGTGTATTTTGCAAATCAGGCTCCAGGTAAAAACAAAAACGCGAGAGGTCAGGCGGCGTTAACCGTGATCTCCCGGGCTTTTATCCCTCCGTGGAACCGCACTTGCGTGCAGCCGACCGCTCTTGGACCAGGCAGTGCGCATGGCACCCGGAACCCTAGCTGTCTTGAATGACTGAAACTAAAAAATGATTAAGGCTTGGCGTTTTCCTCTCGCAAACAGCTGAGCAATATCAATGCCAACATTCGCGTGCACCAGACTGTGCACATTGTTTGATGCACATCACAGCCCCCTTTGCCCCCGTGCGTATTCTGCAAACCAGATTGCAAAGGAGTAAGCCATGAAATTGATGCAAGACCTTCTCTCAACCGACTACGGCCTGATGAGTCTGGCCGTGATCGTCATCGTGCTGGGCATGGCCGTCTGGTACGCCCGCTTCTTCAAGCGGAAAATGGACGAAGCAGAAGCCAACCACAGCGTTTGATCAGGCTGGCACGCGGTCGCGTGCCCTGCTGTATCTGCTGGGTCAGTGGTACCAGCCGGTAAAGCGCTGGCTGTGCCGGTGTGCTTGCCGGACTCCAGTCGCTCTGGATCAGTACCAGGTCCTCATGCAGATCCATGACGGAGCCGGCTGCCAGGAAACGGTCCACCGCATCGCAGGGCCGGGTCAGCCACAGGCTGCCGCCCAGGACTTCCAGACGAAAGCCTTCACCCGCATTGATCAGGCGGGTCTGACGGGGTAATAGGACGGACGGCTCGGGCTGCTGAGGGTACATGGGTTTTCTCCGGTAGTGATGGCTCAACTGTCTGCCGATGTGCGGCTCTTGCCCATATATACAGAAGGACAACCTGTACCGGTGCACACAGAAGCGGCGATGCATCTGTGCTGGTCTGGTTCGGGTTCATCTGTACTGCTTTTTTGCCTGCGGTTGGGGCACCACGGAGCGGTGTTGGCGTTACCATGGAACGCATGGCAACCGAGGCGCCCCTCCTGTATTTGCAGATCGCACTGCGCTGCGCGCAGTTGATCGCGTCTGGCGCCCTGCAAACCGGGCAGCGCCTGCCTTCGGTGCGCGATTCGGCAGCACAGAACCATGTGTCGGTGGCCACTGTGGTGCAGGCCTATCGCTATCTGGAAGAGCACGGCGTGGTGACGCCGCGCCACAAGTCGGGCTATTTCGTGACCACTGCCAGCCGGGCCAAGGCAGCCGGCGTGGTGCGGGCCATCCAGCATGCGCCTGAAGTGCCCAAGGGCCAGCCGGACAACGCAGCGAACGTCCTGGAAAGGCCGGCGGTCAGCTTTGCCGGATACAGCCCCAAGGACAAGGACTTTTTCGACAATGATCGTATCCGCGTGGCGGTCAGCCGCGCCGCGCGGCTCAAGCGCGACACCTTTACCGATTACAGCAGCTCGTCCGGCACGCTGGCCCTGCGCAATGCCGTGGCTTTGCGCGCCTTGCATCTGGGCTGTGCGCTCAAGGGCGAGAACATCGTCATCACATCGGGCTGCATCAACGCGGTGGCCATGTGCCTGCAGGCGGTGACCAAGCCCGGTGACCTGGTGGCCATTGAAAGTCCGACGTTCTTCGGCTTTCTGGATTTGCTGGAGTCGCTCAACCTCAAGGCCATTGCCTTGCCCACAGACCCGCGCACCGGCGTGTCGCTGCCCGCGCTGCAGCTCGCCTTGGACACGCAGCCGATCAAGGCCTTGCTGCTGGTGCCCACGCTATCCAATCCGCTGGCCTCCATCATGCCGCTGACGCACAAGCGCGCGCTGGCGCGGCTGGTGGCCCAGTACCAGGTGCCGCTGATCGAGGACGTGGTGTTCAATGACCTGCTGGCCACCGACTTCCGGCGGCGTGCGGTCAAGGCCTTTGACAGCGAAGGCTGGGTCATGACCTGCGGCTCGTTTGCCAAGACCGTGTCGCCCGGCATCCGTCTGGGCTGGGTTGAGGCCGGGCGCTGGAGCAAGGAGCTATCTACGCTGAAGCGGGTGCAGGGCACCTCCACCAACGCGGTGCTGGAATATGCACTGGCCGACCTGTTGACGCAGGGCAGTTACGAGGCGCATTTGCGCCGCTTGAGTGCGCTCATGAAACAGCGTCTGGGCCAGGCCCGCAAGCTGATCCAGGCCAGCTTTCCGGTGGGTACCCGCGTCAATGATCCACCTGCCGGATACACGCTGTGGGTGGAGCTGCCCGGTGAGGTGGACACCATGGTGCTGTTTGCGTTGTGCAAGGCGCAAGGCATTACCGTGGGGCCGGGCCAGCTGTTTTGCACCAGCCACCGTTACCGGCATTGCTTGCGCCTGAGTTTTGCCGGCGCCTGGGGGCCGCAGGAGCAGGCGGCCCTGACGCAGGTGGGGCGGTTGGCCTGCCAGCTGGTGGAGGGGCTGGACGATGAAACCAGCCGTGCTGCGATGGATGCATCGCGCATGGACTTCATCAGCAAGGCGGACGTTTCAGCCTACGATTTGTGGTGAGCCGAGGCATCCTGCGCGCGCAGGGCATGCAAAAAGGTCTTGCATAGGTATTTGAAGACGCCCATAGTTGTGGGGGGAGGGAACATCGACACAGGTCGATGGTTTCAATGGCGTCCGAAAAGACCTTGAAAGCGGGAATATGAAGGTTCGCGTACTTTGCTTCGGCCGGTGGCGGTGCTTGTTGTCACTTTTGCTGCTTGCGTGGGGGGGATTTCAACCCTTGCACGTCGCCTGGGCCGCAGAAACAAGGCTTGCGGTGTTCCCGACCGGGCCCATCTACGAGTACCGCTGGAAGTTGCTGGAGCTGGCGTTGTCCCATGTGCGCGGCGCCAGCACAAGCTACCAGCTGACGCCCTACCAGGAAGACATCACACAAAACCGCGGCATGGAGTTGCTGCAATCCGGCGAGTTGGATGTGATCGCGCTGGGAACCAATGTGGAACGCGAAAGCCAGATGCTGCCGATCAAGATCGACATCCTGCGCGGCATCGTCGGGTTTCGCATTTTTGTGATCCGCGCGACGGATCAGGACCGCATTGCCCGCATGGACGCTGCCGCACTGCAGCAGCAACTGGTATTTGGCCTGAACAGCCAATGGGCCGATCTGCCGGTCATGCGTGCCAACGGGTTCTCGGTGGAGACTTCACCCAACTACGAGAACCTCTTCGTCATGCTATCGGCCAAGCGCTTTGATGCGTTTCCCCGAGGATTGAACGAGGCGGCGCGCGAGCTGGAGGAGCGCAAGGTCCGCTATCCGCTGCTGGCCGTGGAGCAAAGCAAGGCCTTGTTCTTTCCCTATCCAGTGTATTTCTGGGTCAACAAGAAGAACAAATCCTTGGCCGGGCAGATCGAGCGCGGCTTGCGGGCAGCGCTGGCAGACGGGTCGTTTCGCCAGCTGTTCGAGACGTACCACGCCAACGAAATCGCCACTTTGGCGAAAGAGAAGCGCACGGTAGTGCGCATGACCAACCCGATCTTGCCGCCCGGAACACCGCCTACGGATACCAGCTGGTGGTGGCACTAAGATGCCTGGCATCACGGCAAAGAATACCGATGCAGTTTACGCAAACACTTTCTCAGCGCCTCATCTACACCCTGCTTCCCTGGTATTTGCTGGTTGCTATCGGCATGACGGGCGTGCAGCTTGTCATTCAATATGCCAATGTGGGGCGGGACATAGAAAGCGATCTGGCCACGTTGGGGCGCACCATCTCGCCGACCGTCGTTGGTGCGGTGTGGCAGCTGGATTCGGCGCAACTGGCAACCCTTGTTCAAGGGGTTCGCCAAAACGCGATTGTTTCTGGCGTTCAGATTGAGAGCAGCACGGGTGAAGTGCTGGCCGAGGATGGCCATGTGCCTTCGACGGACCTCGATGCGGCAGGCATTTTTCCCAACGCCGAGAAGCTGATCCGGCTCCCCCTGTACCACCAATCCATGCGGGGTCGTGACAATTTGATCGGAACCCTGAAGATGTACTCGGATCGCAAGGTCATCTGGGACCGCACCAAGTACGGCGTCCTCGTCATCCTGCTCAATTCGCTGGTGGTGACCACGGCCTTGTGGCTGCTGTTCAGGTGGGCCGTGCGGCGCAAGCTCTCCGATCACGTGACGCGTCTGGCCAGGGCGGTGGCGGATGGGCGCAACCAGCCGCAGGCGGTGCCGCTGGAGCCTTTGCACTACCCCTTTGTGGATGAGTTGGGTGAACTGGTCAAGGCGTTCGATGTGAGCCGCTTCCGGCTGTTCGAGTCCATGCAGAAGCTCAATGCGCTGAACCAGAACCTCGAGAAGATCGTGGCTGAGCGCACCCTGGAGCTGCGGCAAGCCAAGGAGCAGGCCGAGTCTGCGACCCGGGCTAAATCGGACTTCCTGGCCAATATGAGCCATGAAATCCGCACACCCATGAACGCCATCCTGGGCATGCTGTACCTGGCACTGAAGGAGGACATGCCCCAGGGTCTGCGCAACCGTCTTACCAAGGCCCAGGGCGCGGCTAATTCCCTGCTGGGCATCATCAGTGACATTCTGGATTTTTCAAAGATCGAAGCCGGCAAGCTGGATATGGAGCAGGTGGAGTTCGGTCTGGATGCAGTGCTGGAGCAGCTTGCCGATACGCTGAGCTTCCAGGCCGAGCACAAGGGGATTGAATTCCTCATCCGCTACAACCCGGGCATTCCACCCCGGCTCATCGGCGATCCCTTGCGCCTGGGGCAGGTGCTGATCAATCTGTGCGGCAATGCGGTGAAGTTCACTGAGCGGGGGCAGGTGGAGCTGTCCTTGCAGTGCATCAGCAGCACGCAGTCGGACGTCATGCTGCAATTCACCGTGCGCGATTCGGGTATCGGCATTGCACCCGACGTGCAGCCCAAACTGTTTGAGAAGTTCACGCAGGCCGACCAGACCACCACGCGCCGATTTGGCGGAACGGGTCTGGGCCTGGCCATTTGCAAGCACCTGTGCAGCCTGATGGGCGGGCGCATCTGGCTGGAGGAGTCTGAGTTGGGCCGCGGCACCACGGTGTGCTTTACTGTGCGGCTGCAGATTGCGCAGGGTGCCCTGCTGCACCAGCGTCAGCTGGTGGATCAGGTCGGGCCTTTGCTCAAGGGCGTGCGCGTGCTGCTGGTGGACGACAACCAGGTTTCGCTGGAGATCCTGTCGGAGATGCTGCGCTTCTTCCAGATGGATGTGGTGGCCGTATCCAACGGCCCCGCCGTGCTGGCGGCGCTGGAAAAACCGGGCTCACCCTGTGACCTGCTGCTGATGGATTGGCGCATGCCCGGAATGAATGGCGATGAAGTGGCCAGACGTGTGCACGGCAGCGCCGCCATTGCGCACAAGCCCAAAATCGTGGTGGTGACGGCCTATGGGCGCGAGGACGTGATGCGTCTGTGCGAACAGGCCGGAGTGGATGGTTTTCTGGTCAAGCCGGTGACGCCATCGTCCATGCTGGACACCATCTTGTCCGTGCTGGGACGTCGGCGCATTCTCAGCGACGGCGAAAGCGGCAAACACAAGCTACCGCTGGGCCTGTCCCAGACCCAACTGGCCGGGGCGCGCCTGCTGCTGGTGGAAGACAACGATATCAACCGCGAGTTTGCAACCGAGCTGTTGCGCAGCGAGGGCATTGAAGTGGACGAGGCTGTCAACGGCCAGGAGGCGGTGATGAAGGTGCAGGCCTCTAGCTACGACGCCGTGCTGATGGACGTCCAGATGCCGGTGATGGATGGGCTGGAGGCTGCGCGACGGATCCGTGCATTGGCCGGACAGCCCAACGGGGCGTATTTCCGTGACATTCCCATCATTGCCATGACCGCCTTGGCCATGGCCAAGGACGCAGACCAGAGCCGTGCCGCCGGCATGAACGACCACGTCACCAAACCCATATCGCCGGAACGGCTCATGGCAACCTTGTCCCAATGGGTTCGCCTGCCCCGGCAGGGCATGGGATTTGCGCCGACGGAGGTGGCACGCAAGAACGTGGAGCTACCCGACGAGCTGCTGGCTGCCTCCAGTCTGGATGCGGTGGAGGGGGTGCGGCGCATCGGTGGCAATCTGGACGCCTATTGCAGGCAGTTGCAACGTTTTCGCGACCACTATCCCAAGGCCATCGAAGATTTGCGTGCGGCCTGCCAGAACCAGGGTGTGCAGGTCGCGGAGCATCTGTGCCATGCACTGCGGGGCGTGGCTGGCAATCTGGGAGCCTATCTGCTCTATGACAAATTGAAGATTCTGGAGAGCACGCTCAAGCAAGGCCGCGTGCCTGCGCCCCAGGACATGGACGATGCCCATGCCCTGATGGTGAACGTCTTGCGCGACATAGATGCAGTGCTGCTGAGCACCATGCCCGCAGTCGCCGAGAAGCCCCAGACACTGTCGACCACGGAATGGCAGTCGTTGCTGCAACGGTTGGGCCATGCGCTGGATTACGATCTGGGTGCCGCCGATGGACTGATTGCACAACTGCGCGCCGGTACGCTAAAGACCGCCATGGAAGCCGAAGTGGCAGAACTTGCGAGACTGGTGGACGTATTTGATATCGATGCGGCGCAAGACCTGCTGAAGGCACTGCAAGCCAAGCAACTGGACAGACAACATGAATGAAACCGACCAAGTGTTGAACAATGGCAAGCCCCGGCTATTGATTGTTGACGATGTTCCGGAGAACCTGCACGCATTGATGAGCGTGCTGCGCGATGACTACACCATTTCGGCGGCTGTCAACGGCCAGAAGGCACTGGAGCTGGCCAGGCGTGCGCCCCAGCCGGACCTGATCTTGCTGGACATCAAGATGCCGGGAATGGACGGCTATTCCGTACTTTCCGAACTGAAGATAGATGCCGCCACCGCCAACATACCGGTCATGTTCCTGACGGGACTGAGCGATGCGGCAGACCAGACGCGCGGATTGTCCCTCGGTGTGGCGGACTACATCACCAAGCCGGTCAATCCCGACCTGCTCAAGGTGCGTATCCGCAATCTGCTGGAGTTGCGCCGCATCCGCAGCCACCCGGTGCTGTTTGACATTGCAGCTCAGCGCGACACGGGCCAGACCGCATCCATTCTGGTGGTGGATGATGTGCCGGAAAACATCCACGAGCTGGTGGGGGCGCTCTCCAGCGAATACCGGATCATGGTGGCCAACAGTGGCCTCAAGGCGCTGGACATCGTGCAGCACGGGGAACCGCCGGACCTGATCCTGCTGGACATCCGCATGCCCGGACTGGACGGCTACGAAATCTGCCGGCGCATCAAGGCCATGCCTACAGGCAATGGCATTCCCGTGATCTTTGTGACCGTGGTCGATGCGCCGCAAGAAAAGGTCAAGGGCTTTGCGCTGGGGGCGGCGGACTACATCACCAAGCCGTTTGATGTGGATGAGGTGCGGGCACGCATCCAGACCCATCTGGAGCTGGCGCGTCTGCGCCGCTTTCTGGAAAACCTGGTAGCGCAGCGCACGGCCCTGCTCAAGATCAGTGAGGAGAAGTACCGGATCCTGGCGCACCGGGACACGCTTACCGGCTTGCCCAATCGTGTGTTGTTTGCGGAGCAGTTGGCGCATGCCATTGCACAGTCACAGCGCAACCAGAGCCAGTTTGCGCTGCTCACCCTGGACCTGGACAACTTCGCCACCATCAATGAAAGTCTGGGGCATAGCGTGGGTGACAAGCTGTTGCTGGCAGTCAGCCAGCGCCTGCAAGGACTGCTTCCCGATAGCGATGCCATCGCGCGGGTGGGGGGAGACGAATTCAACATCATCCTGGACAGCACTTCGCCCGATCCCTGGGTGGACTTGCAGGCGCAGCGCATGATTGACGCGTTGACCCTGCCGTTCGTCGTGGATGACCACAGCATCTATGTAGGTGCCAGCATTGGCATCGCCCTGTTTCCCGATGACGCATCCACTGCAGAGCAGCTGCTGAGCAATGCGGACGCTGCCATGCACCGCGCCAAGGCCGAGGGGCGCAGCACCTTGCGTTTCTTTTCGCCCGACATGTCGCGACAGGCCCGTGCGCGCTTGAACCTGGAAGCCAACCTGCGACGGGCGCTGGACCAGAACGAATTGCGCCTGCACTACCAGCCGCAAGTGGCGTTGGCCAGCGGCCAAGTCGTGGGAGTGGAGGCCCTGGTGCGCTGGATGCATCCAGAACGTGGTCTGGTTCCGCCCAATGAGTTCATACCACTCGCCGAAGAAAGCGGCCTGATTGTTCGCCTGGGGGACTGGGTTCTGAATGAGGCCTGCCGACAGATACAGGCTTGGTCCGCAGCGGGTATTGCGCCTTTGCATACGGCGGTGAATGTATCGGCCGTTCAGCTCAGCCGCGGCAATCTGGTGGAGTCGGTCACAGCTGCGTTGCGCACCACGGGCATTGCACCTGAGCGTCTGGAACTGGAGATCACGGAGAGCTTCCTGATGTCCAACCGCGAGAAGTCCATCGAGTCCCTGGCCCAATTGCGCCAGCTGGGTGTGCGCCTGTCGATCGACGACTTCGGCACCGGTTACTCATCGCTTTCCTATCTGCAGCAGATCAAGGTGCACAAGCTCAAGGTGGACATGTCATTCGTGAAGAACATCACGACCAATGCCAGCAATGCCTCCATCGTCAAGGCCATTGTCGCCATGGGGCACAGCCTGGGACTGGAAATCATCGCCGAAGGCGTGGAGTCGAAAGAGCAAGCCTTGTACCTGTCGGGCATGGGCTGTGACGTGATGCAGGGGTTCCTGATCAGTCGCGGCTTGCCGGCAGAAGCCTTGACGGAGTTCCTGGCGAGCTACAAACCTTCCAGCTTTTCGCACGGCGGCTGAGGGCCGCACGCGCGGGTGCCGTCTGGGCGCCTAGCGCGAACCGGCAACTACTTTCAGGATATTGCTGCCCAGTTCCTCGGCCACGAACTTCGCCACATAGGCATCTGCGCCTGCGCTTCTGGCATGGTTCTCCGACGCGGTTCCTGAGAGCGAGGAGTGCACCATCACCGGAATGCCGCTGTAGCGCGGATCATCCTTGATGTTGCGGGTAAGGGTGAAGCCATCCATCTCCGGCATTTCCAGGTCGGTCAGCACCAGTGCCACACGGTCGCGAATGGGGATGCCCTGGGCCTTGGACTGTGCATACAGACTGTCCAGTTTTTCCCAGGCTTCCTTGCCGCTCTTGGTCATGATGACCGGCAGGTTCATGGCCTTGAGGGCTTGTTCAATCATCATGCGTGCCACTGCGGAATCGTCAGCGGCCAGAATCACGGAGCCTGCCGGAATGGAGCCCTTGGGCATGATCGTGTCTTCGCGGAAGGTGTGGTGCTGGTCGGGGAATACGTCGCGCAGGATTTGCTCCACATCAAGCACCTGGGCCAGGCGACTGTTTTCCTTGTCGCCGTCCAGACGTGCGAGGCTGGTCACCAGCCCACCGCCGGTGCCTTCAGCGGAGAGTGCCTGTTTCCAGTCCAGACGCACGATTTCCACCACCTCTTCGACGGCAAAGGCTTGCGTGGTGCGGGCGAACTCGGTCACCAGCAGAATGCCTGTGCCTTTGGCTGGCGTGCAGCCCACAATCTTGGGCAGGTTGACGACCGGAATCAGTTGCCCGCGCACATTGGCAATGCCCATGACGTTGGGCCCGGCATTCACCATGGAAGTGATTTCCGGCATTACCATGATCTCGCGCACCTTGAATACATTGATGCCGAACAGTTCGTGCTTGAGCGCGCCACTGGGTTGCCCCAGGCGAAACAGCAGCAACTCGAACATGTTGTTGCTGGAGCTGGCGTTGCGTTTTTCCTTCTCGGAGGCAAATGAGGTGGCCATGGTGGGAGTCTCTCTGATGTCTATAGGTCGATAGCTTCAATCATGCATCAACTCGGGGCTGGCTTGCGTATTTCTGTTTGTACAGGGTTTGTCTCGGTTTTAGCAGCCATTTTGACATCTAGAATGAATCCGTTATCAGGGACATCTTTATCAGGTACGCACTATGGACAAATTCAAAGTCGGCACGCGTCTGGGCTTGGCATTTTGTCTGGTTCTCGTCATCACCGTGTTTCTGGCCATCATTGGGATGGCCCGTCTCGGAGCCCTGAAATCTGCCAGCCATGATCTGGTGGAAGTGCAGGTGCAACGTAGCACGCTGGCGCACCAGTGGGAGGCCAGCATCAACATCAACTGGGTACGCGCCGTCGCTTCCATGCGGTCTGCCGATGCCGGGTATGTGGATGTCCTGCAGAAGGAGATGGACGCCACCACCAAGTCCATCTCCGAAATCCAGAAAAAGCTGGAAACGCTGGTGCAGGATGATGCCGGCAAGGCGCTGATGGCCGATGTGGCCAAGAGTCGTGAGGCCTATCGCAATGCACGGGCCGAACTGCTGAAGAAAAAGAAGGCAGGGGAGGATGTTGCACCCCTGATAGATCACGATCTGCGGCCCATTGCAGAGACCTACCTCAAGGCACTGGCCGCATTCTCCCAACAGACTGAAAAGGCACTGACTTCCAGCCAGGAGGAGACCATTTCCGTAGGTGCCACCGGGCAATGGATTCTGGGTGTGGGGGCTGCCGTTGCGGTGGTGTTGGGTCTGGCGCTGGCCATCCTGTCCACGCGCTCCATCACGGTGCCCATCCGGCGTGCCGTGGCTTCCGCGCAAGCCATGGCCAGCGGTGATCTGGCCAGCGACATCCGCGTGGAAGGCAATGACGAAACCGCGCAAGTGCTGCAGGCGCTCTCCGAGATGCGCGGCAGTCTGGCGCGCATCGTAGGCAGTGTGCGCCAGGGTTCACAGGCCGTGGCAACAGCCAGTGCCGAGATCGCGCAAGGCAATAACGACTTGTCTGCACGTACCGAGCAACAGGCCAGTGCACTGGAGCAGACGGCGGCCAGCATGCAGGAGCTGGGCGCCACCGTGAAACAGAATGCGGAATCGGCGCGCCAGGCCAACCAGTTGGCCAGCAGCGCGTCGACAGTTGCGATCCAGGGCGGCGAAGTCGTGGGTCAGGTGGTGGACACCATGCGCGGCATCAATGAGTCTTCGCGCCGAATCTCCGACATCATCGGCGTTATCGACGGCATTGCATTCCAGACCAACATCCT contains:
- a CDS encoding methyl-accepting chemotaxis protein, coding for MDKFKVGTRLGLAFCLVLVITVFLAIIGMARLGALKSASHDLVEVQVQRSTLAHQWEASININWVRAVASMRSADAGYVDVLQKEMDATTKSISEIQKKLETLVQDDAGKALMADVAKSREAYRNARAELLKKKKAGEDVAPLIDHDLRPIAETYLKALAAFSQQTEKALTSSQEETISVGATGQWILGVGAAVAVVLGLALAILSTRSITVPIRRAVASAQAMASGDLASDIRVEGNDETAQVLQALSEMRGSLARIVGSVRQGSQAVATASAEIAQGNNDLSARTEQQASALEQTAASMQELGATVKQNAESARQANQLASSASTVAIQGGEVVGQVVDTMRGINESSRRISDIIGVIDGIAFQTNILALNAAVEAARAGEQGRGFAVVASEVRALAGRSAEAAKEIKNLINASVERVEQGTVLVDKAGETMTEVVSSIRRVTDIMGEISAASNEQNQGVAQVGEAVGQMDKTTQQNAALVEQMAAAAGSLKAQAQELVQTVAVFKLAGNESVYRPVPAPDMAPAAAIASAPRAIAPSAPKPLPAGGSRGDSDGLGINLDNAIKAHADWRTKLRAAASKHEKLDAETIARDDCCEMGKWLMGKGSAKFASQPTFVSLVAGHKAFHQEAGKVARAVNQGSGDVDAMLESGTAFSNASNEVTRLVVQLKREIAKPASPALKAPPPKVMDRVASAAADGEWETF